A window of the Ogataea parapolymorpha DL-1 chromosome V, whole genome shotgun sequence genome harbors these coding sequences:
- a CDS encoding Conserved oligomeric Golgi complex subunit 4, translated as MSTQTTAYSDTKAGTASSSVQKVSNGQDITAASVPSKEEIQLELLKLEKSLQQATSLHQLVRLLGQIDSKQQQLDYILHRFTNKRYVAHGSSIRALEISRVELSTTLSHSRSLKKIMENASALSSKITERVRLLDSEKSKIKATKDYVENVRTLKYEVQKADAAIKQQDWLVAASSINAVRNLPPGLINDEFVEFIVPTSDLPEMPSVLLDSWISELNNIFLSEFNEAAAKRDVQRLTYFFQLFPLIGKSDVGLSCYSRFICNIISDQSRTNLRSVQGKDVHSSFYAQVLFQLYQTIADIVHQHSRIITKYYGKNVLPKVLSAIQTECDLQSGLIFDTFWDAKNLDRAISDITNYGYPILVGSILRNIQTDEELQDDNVVISLAEVSSLIDELSAMLNHWAMYCKFFVVSWNDASDTANHADAVYPQPLLLSTFMEKIHKKITRSFDQLCTFAIRRTIEKAFLLENLPDITPQLQLCVRYLALVTKANASTNQSLLSLTPEDPPVTSMVEDITISLNLIMLQTITTGEFFTIKNMMSNTRRILENDFLNIMKKKLTDSQPRANSVLLTPQAIQSLHANSRTSLPINQKGGSSNLMTPRSGTPPIGGKDINSGNLFMKSATSALNAAMNLSGVETETSDKLQQFVIVLNSISVFQQYLDKLSKNLVTKLENDNLLIVDDQEFSQVRASMERDPNTDIQLRVDLNNREGTEDNPSVRDRLKSVVTTLSTSFIEKSDVVLKENIKTIFNQNFRFKLSRMVNDVLKETDYLISSDILALSSTSEVMVNFIREWNSLIIPYLTIFTRANFQVLLQLVVQNLASAMENKIWSMERKCNELGAAKLEKDVSTIISEVTKYDYSLRDNFIRITQIVMMLGLDDDDEVEELNDLEWALTPAERSRARNLRIDRK; from the coding sequence ATGAGCACACAGACCACGGCATATTCGGACACGAAAGCCGGAACAGCCTCTTCGTCCGTCCAGAAGGTGTCCAACGGCCAGGACATAACAGCCGCATCGGTACCCTCtaaagaagaaatacaGCTGGAGTTGCTGAAACTGGAGAAGTCGTTACAGCAGGCAACGTCTCTGCACCAGCTAGTGAGACTACTAGGGCAGATTGACTcgaaacagcagcaactAGACTACATTCTTCACAGATTCACAAACAAACGGTATGTGGCCCACGGCTCGTCGATTCGCGCGTTGGAGATCAGCAGAGTGGAGCTGTCGACCACGCTAAGCCATTCTCGATCGCTCAAGAAAATTATGGAGAACGCGTCGGcgctgagctcgaaaatcacCGAGAGAGTGAGACTGCTCGACTcggaaaaatcaaaaatcAAGGCTACCAAGGATTACGTGGAAAATGTCAGAACATTGAAGTACGAGGTTCAAAAAGCGGACGCAGCAATCAAACAGCAGGACTGGCTCGTAGCGGCCTCATCGATCAACGCCGTCCGTAACCTCCCTCCTGGTCTGATTAACGACGAGTTTGTCGAATTTATTGTCCCCACTAGCGACCTGCCTGAGATGCCGAGCGTCCTGCTTGATTCTTGGATTTCAGAGCTGAACAATATATTTCTGAGCGAGTTTAAcgaggctgctgccaagaGGGATGTGCAGAGGCTCACCTATTTCTTTCAACTGTTCCCCCTCATCGGCAAGAGCGACGTCGGGCTCAGCTGCTACTCGAGATTTATTTGCAATATTATAAGCGACCAATCAAGGACCAATTTGAGAAGCGTGCAAGGAAAGGACGTGCATTCGAGCTTCTATGCGCAGGTATTGTTCCAGCTGTACCAAACCATTGCCGATATTGTTCACCAGCATTCGCGCATCATCACCAAATACTACGGGAAAAATGTGCTCCCGAAAGTTCTGAGCGCAATACAGACGGAATGTGATCTTCAGAGCGGCCTGATTTTTGACACCTTCTGGGATGCAAAAAACCTGGATAGAGCGATCAGCGATATCACTAACTACGGGTATCCGATTCTTGTCGGGTCGATTCTGAGGAATATTCAGACAGACGAGGAATTACAGGACGACAATGTGGTCATTTCTCTTGCTGAGGTTTCAAgtctgatcgacgagctttCTGCAATGCTGAATCATTGGGCAATGTACTGCAAGTTTTTTGTCGTCTCCTGGAACGACGCCAGCGACACAGCTAACCACGCGGACGCTGTTTATCCGCAGCCTTTGCTGTTGAGTACGTTCATGGAAAAAATTcacaaaaaaatcaccagAAGCTTTGACCAGCTCTGCACGTTTGCCATCAGAAGAACTATAGAAAAGGCGTTTCTTCTAGAAAACCTCCCCGACATTACTCcacagctccagctctgtgtGAGATACCTAGCATTAGTCACAAAGGCCAACGCATCCACCAATCAGTCACTACTCTCCCTAACTCCAGAGGACCCGCCAGTAACATCGATGGTCGAAGATATCACCATCTCGTTGAACCTGATCATGTTGCAGACTATCACCACTGGAGAATTTTTCACGATCAAAAACATGATGTCCAACACGAGGAGAATTCTCGAGAACGACTTCCTTAATATCATGAAGAAGAAACTTACCGATTCGCAGCCTAGAGCAAACTCAGTCTTGCTCACGCCTCAAGCTATCCAGTCTTTGCATGCCAATAGCCGGACAAGTCTGCCTATCAACCAAAAGGGAGGCTCTTCGAATCTCATGACTCCCAGAAGCGGCACTCCGCCAATCGGAGGGAAGGACATTAATTCTGGAAACCTGTTCATGAAAAGTGCTACTTCCGCATTGAACGCAGCCATGAACTTGAGCGGTGTTGAGACAGAGACGTCAGACAAGTTGCAACAATTTGTCATTGTGCTTAACTCGATCAGCGTTTTCCAACAGTATTTGGACAAATTGTCTAAGAATTTGGTGACGaagctcgaaaacgacaaTCTCTTGATCGTGGACGATCAGGAGTTTAGTCAAGTCCGCGCATCCATGGAAAGGGACCCTAACACGGATATACAGCTTCGTGTGGATCTTAACAACCGCGAGGGGACCGAAGATAATCCGTCAGTTAGAGACAGGCTGAAATCGGTGGTGACGACGTTGAGCACATCCTTCATCGAAAAATCAGACGTTGTGCTCAAAGAGAACATAAAGACAATTTTCAACCAGAATTTCCGGTTCAAGCTGAGCAGAATGGTCAACGATGTGCTGAAAGAGACCGACTATCTGATCTCCTCCGATATTCTGGCTCTGAGCTCAACTTCGGAGGTCATGGTCAACTTCATCAGGGAATGGAACTCGTTGATCATTCCGTATCTCACCATATTCACCAGAGCGAACTTCCAAGTCTTGCTACAACTGGTGGTGCAGAATTTGGCGTCGGCAatggaaaataaaatttgGTCCATGGAGAGAAAATGCAACGAATTGGGAGCAGcaaagctggaaaaagacgtGTCAACCATTATCAGCGAGGTCACGAAGTACGACTACAGTCTACGGGACAATTTCATCCGGATCACCCAGATAGTCATGATGCTGGggctggacgacgacgacgaggtggaggaaCTTAACGATCTCGAATGGGCCCTGACTCCCGCAGAGCGCAGCAGGGCAAGAAATTTAAGAATAGATAGAAAATAA
- a CDS encoding mRNA 3'-end-processing protein YTH1 yields the protein MASSQNPSMPLAPPIMPPLGMMPALGMFNVGSDKATFKFEPYLRRQYGFGLNPDRPICEFWLQSGKCPNGNDCENKHPSKIFNNKIVCKYWLRGLCKMGDDCDFLHEYNLQRMPECAYYSQNGVCTQSPECIYLHVDPQSKIAECYNYSNLGYCPDGPKCQRRHVRKVMCPLYLTGFCPKGPECELSHPKFNPAMIQGRFKIRTDEQIIAGRKAKLEQQQREAEKTDNHDGLQI from the coding sequence ATGGCGTCGTCTCAGAACCCGTCAATGCCCCTGGCGCCGCCAATAATGCCGCCGCTGGGGATGATGCCTGCGTTGGGGATGTTTAACGTGGGGTCTGACAAGGCAACTTTCAAGTTTGAGCCCTATTTGCGCAGACAGTACGGTTTTGGCCTCAACCCAGACAGACCGATCTGCGAATTTTGGCTGCAGTCGGGAAAGTGTCCCAACGGCAACGACTGCGAAAATAAGCACCCTTCCAAGATATTTAACAACAAGATCGTGTGCAAGTACTGGCTGCGGGGACTGTGCAAGATGGGCGACGATTGCGACTTTTTGCACGAATATAACCTCCAACGTATGCCCGAGTGCGCGTACTACTCGCAGAACGGAGTGTGCACACAGTCGCCGGAGTGCATTTACCTCCACGTTGACCCGCAATCGAAGATCGCTGAATGTTACAACTACTCGAACCTGGGATACTGTCCAGACGGGCCCAAATGCCAGAGAAGACATGTTCGCAAAGTCATGTGTCCGCTGTATCTTACCGGATTTTGTCCCAAGGGCCCTGAGTGCGAGCTGAGCCATCCAAAGTTCAACCCAGCCATGATTCAAGGCCGCTTCAAGATACGAACAGACGAACAGATCATTGCGGGACGGAAGGCCAAGCTCGAACAGCAACAACGCGAGGCGGAAAAGACGGACAATCACGACGGATTGCAAATATAG
- a CDS encoding Sporulation-specific protein SPO7 has protein sequence MSNKKCQDPPAAELPSDMEPVASPPSSPTISPSLLPRINEKEDDIACSSDSDVWSLGSDRDINAPELFTISSDSYFSQHRESFGELRGRALDTPLSTKKSRRASDLSLKSNNDYSNYTESENEHTKTPSRPSRRRSSTPQNKRSGSSRSRTRDGAPESGSGSEISQTAKIFKNLLILEESLRQQNVEQKLLRRKYFSFFISMIVVLFLSGYRLLSTVDSSYIRFATQIVFIIDVVTLLLFYLSGEYHRTIVRPRKFVVITNKGLRQLNIRLVKVRVGMYDALLVVLKSCFLIPIRALKMQTVYLSKVVRVSSVAKFRNWLVELEIKLATSNGGVTDVKVVLNPRVFSTDIREQWELYRNEFWNKETMRRRKIMVRERKDR, from the coding sequence ATGTCCAACAAAAAGTGCCAGGACCCGCCCGCGGCGGAATTACCATCCGATATGGAGCCCGTCGCGTCGCCGCCGAGCTCGCCGACAATTTCGCCGTCGCTGTTGCCGCGAATCAacgagaaggaggacgacatCGCCTGCTCGTCGGACTCTGACGTGTGGTCGCTCGGATCAGACAGGGACATCAATGCTCCCGAGCTTTTCACGATTTCCTCAGATTCGTACTTCTCGCAGCACAGAGAATCATTTGGCGAGCTGCGGGGACGCGCGTTGGATACGCCGCTCTCGACAAAGAAAAGTCGACGTGCCAGCGACCTCTCGCTGAAGTCCAACAACGATTACAGTAACTACACAGAGAGCGAGAACGAGCACACGAAGACGCCGAGCCGGCCTAGCCGCCGTCGAAGCAGCACGCCGCAGAACAAGCGTTCGGGGTCGTCGCGGTCGCGCACCAGAGACGGTGCTCCCGAATCTGGCTCAGGATCTGAAATTTCCCAAACGGCTAAAATATTTAAAAACCTGCTCATACTGGAGGAGTCGCTGCGGCAGCAGAACGTGGAGCAGAAGCTTTTGCGACGGAAGTACTTTTCTTTTTTCATCAGCATGATCGTGgtgctgtttttgagcgGTTACCGGCTGCTCTCGACGGTCGACTCCAGCTACATCCGGTTTGCTACGCAAATTGTATTCATTATCGACGTTGTGACACTGCTGTTGTTCTATCTAAGCGGAGAGTACCATCGGACAATTGTGCGACCACGCAAGTTTGTGGTGATCACTAACAAGGGCCTGCGACAGCTCAACATCAGACTGGTGAAGGTGCGAGTCGGGATGTACGATGCtctgctggtggtgctcAAGTCGTGCTTTCTGATCCCGATTCGCGCGCTGAAAATGCAGACGGTGTACCTCTCGAAAGTGGTGCGAGTGAGCTCGGTCGCAAAGTTCCGCAACTGGCTTGTGGAGCTCGAGATCAAGCTTGCGACCTCGAACGGCGGCGTCACCGATGTGAAGGTTGTCTTGAATCCGCGCGTTTTCAGCACCGACATCCGCGAGCAGTGGGAATTGTACAGAAACGAGTTCTGGAACAAGGAGACGATGCGCCGTCGCAAGATTATGGTGCGAGAGCGCAAAGATCGATAG
- a CDS encoding putative mitochondrial inheritance component Mdm10p, with amino-acid sequence MLNYMEYIQKCFYISTLWNRDNSYESFLATSRQVLDFPIPSGFSMTVSSKNTENSFTSISISQLGELAGSLSYMYSSVDLASAYNDTASVSLQSMFEGYRLLSSPRISNYSQRPTLLYGKMYFPSQFLEGMFIKRLSENSQLLIKFINTPKLNKLYNSTTIMNICYQRQTPKSAQEYVFSTNEALFGLRYIYNLGAPTPAADASLFSVGCELWCAAQSLAPGMSTGLRYSTHLTSSGKPLTMTLVINPLLGSIESTYAIKTSVLSTFVSKYNFNVYSYESDLSLGCHLWRLSDENKSVTDERFNRLKTEQQQELVDNFMHIDPAHMLSETNSTRLFISQHQTSDFSSSLKCATSLNKQQISLLWEGRFKDWLLSTGVKFDYKDMNPRSLGYGLELQFSS; translated from the coding sequence ATGCTAAATTACATGGAATACATACAAAAATGCTTTTACATCTCGACTCTGTGGAATCGCGACAACTCGTATGAGAGCTTCCTTGCCACGTCCAGACAGGTGCTGGACTTCCCGATACCCTCGGGGTTTAGCATGACCGTGTCCTCGAAGAATACTGAAAACAGCTTCACCTCCATATCCATCTCGCAGCTCGGAGAGCTCGCGGGCTCGCTCTCGTACATGTACAGCTCTGTTGATCTTGCTTCCGCATATAACGACACAGCCTCTGTTTCGCTACAGTCCATGTTTGAAGGATATCGTTTACTTTCGTCGCCCAGGATTTCAAACTATAGCCAAAGACCGACACTGCTGTACGGAAAAATGTATTTCCCGTCGCAATTTCTGGAGGGCATGTTCATCAAACGGCTCTCTGAGAACTCTCAGCTGCTAATCAAGTTCATCAACACGCccaagctgaacaagctgTACAACTCTACGACCATAATGAACATCTGCTACCAACGCCAAACACCCAAGTCTGCGCAGGAGTACGTTTTCTCCACCAACGAGGCGCTTTTTGGCCTTCGATACATATACAATCTGGGCGCACCCACGCCGGCGGCAGACGCGTCGCTGTTTTCCGTTGGTTGCGAGCTGTGGTGCGCTGCCCAGTCGCTGGCTCCCGGAATGTCGACGGGACTTCGCTACTCCACACACCTCACGTCCTCTGGCAAACCACTCACGATGACTCTGGTTATCAACCCGCTGCTGGGCTCGATCGAGTCCACGTACGCCATCAAGACCAGCGTTTTGTCGACCTTTGTGTCAAAATACAACTTCAACGTGTACTCGTACGAGAGCGATCTGTCGCTAGGATGTCATCTGTGGCGACTGTCGGACGAAAACAAGTCTGTGACGGACGAACGCTTTAACAGGCTGAAAACCGAGCAACAGCAAGAACTGGTGGACAATTTCATGCACATCGACCCGGCACACATGCTGTCGGAGACTAACTCCACCAGATTATTTATCAGCCAGCACCAGACGTCGGACTTTAGCAGCAGTCTCAAATGCGccaccagcttgaacaAACAGCAAATCAGCCTCCTCTGGGAGGGGCGTTTTAAAGATTGGCTGTTGTCGACAGGCGTCAAGTTCGACTACAAAGACATGAATCCCAGAAGTCTTGGGTACGGACTAGAACTCCAATTTTCGTCTTAA
- a CDS encoding Protein whose overexpression affects chromosome stability, potential Cdc28p substrate: MTDDSIIIEDAKTNRRLSGGSEESPVQVPDSSPIRVRSQSTEPASSPIQITTRLPSLRERFSYMPSSSLGAKFSHEPLAPPKGALSSDLKRSFTALKNKFPHLSQATVLSALKTKGSLREAAAYLSSLPQGVGSKPSDGYPIGVAQIPENDVLSSKVKLQKASSILQRYGNVQTKREPEPVPVKKRKLVRGTRDSKRGAVSLSDSDNEPIVLDDEEPEEVDDDSMEESEVEEAMDLEFDEKVLHFLNTGEKRDVVDIAGVPPSVAQALIDSRPFKSLEEVENFDFAEKENSTSTQKKRVVKKKAVGEKILETTIKKLKGYAAVDSLIKKCQTHGNSITHAIHKWGAEVYNDKGELEIVDIDVKSEQSDDNMSDKTLFSNENSQSKNESYEALTSDDDMEDREFTLKMSKTSGRPRGRPPLVKVDYYRHKPKLMADGFELKNYQIVGMNWLNLLYQKRLSCILADEMGLGKTLQVIAFLTYLKQQSFDGPHLVIVPSSTLENWLREFQKFSPSLKVIPYYGSQSARAELREELMYNGDYDVLVTTYTLATGHKYDQSFLRSRNFNVIVYDEGHMLKNSNSDRYTKLMKLGARFRLLLTGTPLQNNLRELISLLAFILPGIFHEKREDLLVLFDQKASTKSTHKRETEDGDADDEENYNPLLSQQAITNARAMMAPFVLRRKKDQVMQHLPAKHHHIEYCDLDEYQKNVYQQEIQKAREAKAERERRKLMSPDELRKLPKAAVSLSASNVVMQLRKAALHPLLFRTYYQDSKLKKMAREIMKSDDYYNANRDYIFEDMQVMSDFELNRLCHTYSKQLASFQLDNEAYYQSGKVRKMLQLINKVTEKGEKVLVFSLFTQVLDILEMVLSLNQIKFLRLDGQTSVDERQGIIDKFYEADDVPVMLLSTKAGGFGINLVCANNVIIFDQSFNPHDDKQAEDRAHRVGQTKEVNVYRIICRDTIEENILQLAQNKLQLDDSMMSGDDDKAAKAVESMLFPE; the protein is encoded by the exons ATGACTGACGATAGCATAATTATAGAGGACGCGAAAACCAATCGGAGACTGTCGGGGGGCTCTGAGGAGTCTCCTGTCCAGGTCCCTGACTCGTCGCCCATCAGGGTCAGATCACAGTCCACAGAACCGGCCTCCTCTCCTATCCAGATTACTACTCGTCTTCCTAGTTTGAGAGAGCGATTCTCCTATATGCCCAGCAGCTCGCTGGGCGCGAAGTTTTCGCATGAGCCGCTTGCTCCTCCTAAAGGCGCGCTTTCTTCAGATCTCAAACGCAGTTTCACggcgctgaaaaataagTTCCCCCATTTGTCGCAGGCAACCGTGCTTTCGGCCCTGAAGACAAAAGGGTCATTAAGAGAAGCTGCCGCATACTTGAGTTCACTGCCACAGGGGGTTGGATCAAAGCCTTCAGACGGCTACCCGATAGGCGTGGCACAGATA CCAGAGAATGATGTGCTTTCCTCCAAGGTGAAGCTACAAAAGGCATCTAGTATTTTACAGAGATACGGAAACGTTCAAACCAAAAgggagccagagccagttCCTGTCAAGAAACGGAAGCTTGTGCGTGGAACCAGAGATTCCAAGCGTGGAGCGGTGTCACTGTCTGACAGTGACAATGAGCCGattgttcttgatgatgaagagCCCGAAGAAgttgacgacgacagcATGGAGGAGTCTGAAGTCGAAGAAGCTATGGATCTAGAGTTTGATGAGAAGGTGCTGCATTTCCTCAACACTGGCGAGAAACGGGACGTCGTTGACATTGCTGGTGTCCCTCCTTCGGTTGCACAGGCGTTAATAGACAGCAGGCCGTTCAAGTCgctcgaggaggtggagaattttgattttgcagaaaaagaaaactcTACAAGTACACAGAAGAAAAGAgtggtgaaaaagaaggCTGTTGGAGAGAAGATCCTGGAAACCACTATTAAAAAGCTGAAAGGGTATGCGGCAGTTGACTCGCTGATCAAGAAGTGCCAAACACATGGAAACAGCATCACCCATGCTATCCATAAATGGGGTGCAGAGGTTTACAACGACAAGGGAGAGCTGGAGATCGTTGATATCGACGTGAAGAGCGAACAGAGTGACGACAACATGTCAGACAAGACCCTGTTTTCCAACGAGAACTCCCAGAGCAAGAACGAAAGCTACGAGGCGCTCACTTCTGACGACGATATGGAGGACAGGGAGTTCACTCTAAAAATGTCCAAAACAAGCGGCAGACCGCGCGGAAGACCGCCTCTGGTTAAAGTTGACTACTACAGGCACAAGCCAAAATTGATGGCAGACGGATtcgagctgaaaaactACCAGATTGTGGGAATGAACTGGCTGAACCTGTTGTACCAAAAAAGACTCTCCTGTATTCTTGCCGACGAGATGGGCTTGGGAAAGACGTTGCAGGTGATTGCATTTTTGACGTATCTCAAACAGCAGTCTTTTGACGGCCCGCATCTGGTGATTGTTCCGTCTTCCACACTGGAAAATTGGCTCAGAGAGTTCCAGAAGTTTTCTCCGTCTCTCAAGGTAATACCGTACTATGGCAGCCAAAGCGCCAGAGCAGAACTGAGAGAGGAGCTGATGTATAATGGTGACTACGACGTCCTGGTGACAACGTACACGCTTGCCACCGGCCATAAGTACGACCAGTCCTTCTTGAGAAGCAGGAACTTCAACGTGATCGTCTACGATGAGGGCCAtatgctgaaaaattcgaATTCCGATAGATATACTAAGCTGATGAAGCTGGGTGCACGTTTCCGGCTGCTTTTGACCGGCACTCCGCTGCAGAACAACCTGAGAGAGCTGATCTCTCTGCTTGCATTTATTTTGCCCGGCATATTCCACGAGAAGCGCGAAGATCTTCTAGTTCTCTTTGATCAAAAGGCGTCCACCAAATCGACCCACAAACGCGAGACCGAGGACGGTGACgcggacgacgaggagaatTACAACCCGCTACTTTCGCAGCAGGCAATCACCAACGCCCGTGCCATGATGGCACCGTTTGTGCTGCGAAGAAAGAAGGACCAAGTGATGCAGCATCTGCCGGCCAAACATCATCACATTGAGTACTGTGATCTGGATGAGTATCAAAAGAACGTTTATCAGCAGGAGATCCAGAAGGCTCGCGAGGCCAAGGCTGAGAGAGAGAGACGGAAGCTGATGAGTCCAGACGAACTACGGAAATTGCCAAAGGCAGCGGTGTCGCTGTCGGCGTCGAATGTGGTGATGCAGCTGCGTAAGGCTGCTTTGCACCCGCTGCTTTTCAGAACATATTACCAGGACTCAAAATTAAAGAAGATGGCGCGAGAAATCATGAAGAGCGACGATTATTACAATGCCAATAGAGACTACATTTTTGAGGACATGCAAGTTATGTCCGATTTTGAGCTGAATAGACTGTGCCACACGTACtccaagcagctggccTCGTTCCAATTAGACAACGAGGCGTACTACCAAAGTGGAAAGGTGAGAAAAATGCTGCAACTTATTAACAAGGTGACCGAGAAGGGAGAAAAAGTGCTGGTTTTCTCCTTATTTACCCAGGTGCTCGATATCCTCGAAATGGTGCTTAGTTTGAACCAGATCAAGTTCCTGCGACTGGACGGACAGACCTCTGTTGACGAAAGACAGGGAATCATCGACAAATTTTACGAGGCTGACGATGTGCCTGTGATGCTGCTAAGTACCAAGGCAGGTGGTTTTGGTATCAATTTGGTCTGTGCCAACAATGTTATCATATTCGACCAGTCTTTCAACCCCCATGACGACAAGCAGGCAGAGGACCGTGCTCACCGAGTCGGCCAGACCAAGGAGGTCAACGTTTACAGAATAATTTGCAGAGACACTATCGAGGAGAACATTTTGCAACTGGCCCAGAACAAACTGCAGCTTGACGACTCGATGATGTccggcgacgacgacaaggCCGCCAAGGCTGTGGAGAGCATGTTGTTCCCTGAGTAG
- a CDS encoding Protein ATS1, whose amino-acid sequence MTYHLYVCGSNGSFQLGLDDDEDRHRLECAQFQTEIGRTVDLDIRPIKVACGGNHTLVLLENGQVYGAGSSRYGQLACFQESLPIFQKLDLPFKIKDVVAGWNYTVFISAYDEVYTCGQGLTGELGLGKTHLQSLPAKIELPDNGRIVKAGSSLHNVVLQFENGELYGFGNNKKGQLLDGPKVLWTPTRLPIRARDFALARDFAVFSSDGRLLLQGKDQYGIAERLQTVGQIDRIWAMWSSVHLLSGRQLVSYGNNSHGQLVLPTTIGTPVKIAIGSEHGLLAEKFRVFAWGWGEHGNCGQHQKEKTGVTFDYMNEIYTEQHVVVDVFAGCATTWVVVRCSENV is encoded by the coding sequence ATGACCTATCATCTCTACGTCTGCGGCTCCAACGGAAGCTTCCAGCTCGGgctcgacgacgatgaggacCGCCACCGGCTTGAATGTGCGCAATTCCAAACGGAAATAGGCCGCACGGTAGACCTAGACATTAGGCCCATTAAAGTTGCCTGCGGCGGAAACCACACGCTCGTGCTTCTGGAGAACGGACAGGTTTACGGGGCTGGCTCAAGCCGTTATGGACAGCTGGCCTGTTTCCAAGAATCCTTGCcgatttttcaaaagcttgatcTCCCGTTCAAGATCAAAGACGTGGTAGCTGGCTGGAATTACACCGTTTTTATTTCAGCATATGACGAGGTATATACTTGCGGACAGGGCCTTACAGGCGAGCTGGGACTCGGAAAAACTCATCTTCAGTCTCTACCCGCCAAAATAGAGCTGCCAGACAACGGCCGCATTGTCAAGGCGGGGTCATCGCTCCATAACGTTGTCCTTCAGTTTGAGAACGGAGAGCTCTATGGCTTTggaaataataaaaaaggccagctgctcgacggACCGAAAGTGCTGTGGACACCCACAAGGCTTCCTATACGCGCTCGCGATTTTGCGCTGGCGCGAGATTTCGCTgtgttttccagcgacGGGCGACTGCTGCTCCAAGGCAAAGACCAGTACGGAATAGCAGAACGGCTCCAGACTGTTGGCCAAATAGACCGCATTTGGGCCATGTGGAGCTCTGTGCATCTTCTTTCTGGCCGGCAGCTTGTCTCGTACGGGAACAACTCGCACGGCCAGCTGGTTCTGCCCACTACAATCGGCACGCCCGTAAAGATTGCCATTGGAAGCGAACACGGTCTTTtggctgaaaaattcagaGTATTCGCCTGGGGATGGGGAGAGCACGGGAACTGTGGCCAACaccagaaagaaaaaacaggCGTCACGTTCGACTACATGAACGAGATCTACACCGAACAACATGTCGTCGTGGATGTCTTTGCCGGCTGCGCAACGACGTGGGTGGTTGTCCGGTGCAGCGAGAATGTGTAG
- a CDS encoding Small nuclear ribonucleoprotein F, giving the protein MSFQPINPKPYLQSLVGKPVVIKLKFNNIEYHGKLLSIDNYMNLLLDKDVKEIDTAAETSTELGDELFVRCNNVLWVGEKQDNEQAE; this is encoded by the coding sequence ATGTCTTTCCAGCCCATCAATCCTAAACCCTATCTGCAGTCGCTTGTCGGCAAGCCTGTGGTGATAAAGCTGAAGTTCAACAATATAGAGTACCACGGAAAGCTGCTCTCTATCGACAATTACATGAATCTTTTGCTGGACAAAGACgtcaaggagatcgacaCCGCCGCCGAAACGAGCACGGAACTTGGTGATGAACTGTTTGTGCGGTGCAACAACGTTTTGTGGGTAGGCGAGAAACAGGACAACGAGCAGGCAGAGTGA